TATATCAATCAGTCGGTGGCGCTCGGCCGCCGCGCGGCTCTCGTGGAGAAACTTTATGCCGATCCGCCGGGCAACGACGTTGTCGTCGTATGACGATCGTTCCTGCCCATGATTGATTTCGGACTGGTTGCAAACGGCGTTGCAATCGGCGTGGCTGTTGCCGCGCCCATCGGCCCGGTCAACCTCATCGTCATTCGCCGCACGCTCCGCTATGGCTGGCTGAACGGCTTTCTGTCGGGCGGCGGGGCCGCGGCGGGCGATGCGATTTTCGCCGCCATCGCCGCCTTCGGCCTGACCGCGGCTGTTGATTTCGTCATCCGCTTTGAAACCGTGCTGCAGTTCATCGGCGGCTTCTTCCTCATCGGCCTCGGCTTGCGCACATGGTTTGCGCAGCCTCATTTCGGTGACGAGGCCCCGATCAGCATTTCCGGGGCCATGGCGGGCGTCTTCGCCGCCACCTTCGTCCTCACCATCACCAATCCGGCCACCATGCTCGGCTTCATCGCCATTTTTGGCGGTCTTGCCGGTCTGGCCGATGCGGGCGAGGATTACGGCCATGCCGCCACTATCGTCCTCGCCGTCATGGCGGGCTCGATCCTCTGGTGGGCGTCCGTCTCCGGCTTTGTCAGTCTGTTCCGCCATCGCATGAACGATCGCGTGCTGGTCATCGTGAACCGCGTTTCCGGCGCCTTGATAGGTCTCTTC
Above is a window of Parvibaculum lavamentivorans DS-1 DNA encoding:
- a CDS encoding LysE family translocator; amino-acid sequence: MIDFGLVANGVAIGVAVAAPIGPVNLIVIRRTLRYGWLNGFLSGGGAAAGDAIFAAIAAFGLTAAVDFVIRFETVLQFIGGFFLIGLGLRTWFAQPHFGDEAPISISGAMAGVFAATFVLTITNPATMLGFIAIFGGLAGLADAGEDYGHAATIVLAVMAGSILWWASVSGFVSLFRHRMNDRVLVIVNRVSGALIGLFGLIVLARVVAIYLL